In the genome of Streptomyces sp. V2I9, one region contains:
- a CDS encoding carbohydrate ABC transporter permease, whose translation MTHLIDKTAAPSPATAPRTTPAARTARRKALLHWIAVHSLGVAAALFFVLPFVFVVLTSLMSDQQALTRDLTPNTWEWGNYLRVFHTDGFLVWWRNTLLYAGVGTVLTVVSSVPVAYALAKFRFRGRKLSLMLVISMMMLPPQVVIIPMYLFWAKQLDLSGTLWPLIIPMAFGDAFSIFLLRQFLLTIPNEYLDAAKVDGCGEFRTLVKVVLPMAKPGIAAIALFQFFAAWNDYFGPQIYASENPAAWTLSYGLESFKGAHHTDWNLTMAATVLVMAPVIAVFFFAQKAFVEGVTLTGVKG comes from the coding sequence ATGACCCACCTCATCGACAAGACCGCGGCCCCTTCCCCGGCGACCGCTCCCCGCACCACCCCCGCCGCACGCACCGCACGCCGCAAGGCGCTGCTGCACTGGATCGCCGTGCACTCCCTCGGGGTCGCCGCCGCGCTCTTCTTCGTGCTGCCGTTCGTCTTCGTGGTGCTGACCTCGCTGATGAGCGACCAGCAGGCGCTGACCCGCGACCTCACCCCGAACACCTGGGAGTGGGGCAACTACCTTCGGGTCTTCCACACCGACGGCTTCCTGGTCTGGTGGCGCAACACCCTGCTCTACGCGGGCGTGGGCACCGTGCTCACCGTCGTCTCGTCCGTCCCGGTGGCGTACGCGCTGGCGAAGTTCCGCTTCCGGGGCCGCAAGCTGTCGCTGATGCTCGTCATCTCGATGATGATGCTGCCGCCGCAGGTCGTCATCATCCCGATGTACCTGTTCTGGGCGAAGCAGCTGGACCTCTCCGGCACCCTGTGGCCGCTGATCATCCCGATGGCCTTCGGCGACGCGTTCTCGATCTTCCTGCTGCGGCAGTTCCTGCTCACCATTCCGAACGAGTACCTGGACGCGGCGAAGGTCGACGGCTGCGGCGAGTTCCGGACGCTGGTCAAGGTCGTCCTGCCGATGGCCAAGCCCGGCATCGCGGCCATCGCCCTCTTCCAGTTCTTCGCCGCCTGGAACGACTACTTCGGGCCCCAGATCTACGCCTCGGAGAACCCGGCCGCCTGGACGCTCAGTTACGGCCTGGAGTCGTTCAAAGGCGCGCACCACACCGACTGGAACCTGACCATGGCCGCGACCGTACTGGTCATGGCCCCCGTGATCGCCGTCTTCTTCTTCGCCCAGAAGGCATTCGTCGAAGGCGTCACACTGACCGGAGTAAAGGGCTGA
- a CDS encoding VWA domain-containing protein — protein sequence MANFSKSNVPQFSVEVYQNAFLPEGGREVNAIVTVTSTGGGTTGGIPLADSGAAYGAGRGPSAAVVLMVDCSGSMDYPPTKMRNARDATAAAVDTLRDGTLFAVVAGTHVARDVYPGDGRLAVADAHTKAQAKEALRRLSAGGGTAIGTWLGLADRLLGSADAAIRHGILLTDGRNEHEAPEDLRAALDACAGRFTCDARGVGTDWEVKEVTGIAAALLGTADIVADPSGLAADFTRMMENAMDKEVADVALRLWTPVGVEIRFVKQVAPTVADLTGRRTEAGPRAGDYPTGSWGDESRDYHVCVRVPEAGIGQEMLAARVSLILPDPSGTGVPQPLSQGLVRAVWTDDMAASTSINPHVAHYTGQAELAQVIQQGLEARKSGDFHGATAKLGRAVQLASASGNQDTARLLSKVVDVVDAATGTVRLKAKVAEADEMTLETRSTKTVRVKK from the coding sequence ATGGCCAACTTCTCCAAGTCGAACGTGCCGCAGTTCTCCGTCGAGGTGTACCAGAACGCGTTCCTGCCCGAGGGAGGCCGCGAGGTCAACGCCATCGTGACCGTCACCTCGACGGGCGGCGGCACCACCGGCGGGATACCCCTGGCGGATTCGGGGGCCGCGTACGGGGCGGGGCGGGGGCCGAGCGCCGCCGTCGTGCTGATGGTCGACTGCTCGGGCTCGATGGACTACCCGCCGACGAAGATGCGCAACGCGCGTGACGCGACGGCGGCGGCCGTCGACACCCTGCGCGACGGCACCCTGTTCGCGGTGGTCGCCGGGACGCATGTCGCCCGGGACGTCTATCCGGGCGACGGGCGGCTCGCGGTCGCCGACGCGCACACGAAGGCACAGGCCAAGGAGGCCCTGCGCAGGCTCAGCGCCGGCGGGGGCACCGCGATCGGCACCTGGCTGGGACTGGCCGACCGGCTGCTGGGCTCGGCCGACGCGGCCATCCGGCACGGCATCCTGCTGACCGACGGCCGCAACGAGCACGAGGCGCCCGAGGATCTGCGGGCGGCGCTGGACGCCTGCGCGGGCCGGTTCACCTGCGACGCCCGCGGGGTGGGCACCGACTGGGAGGTGAAGGAGGTCACCGGCATCGCCGCCGCCCTCCTCGGCACGGCCGACATCGTCGCCGACCCCTCGGGCCTGGCCGCGGACTTCACGCGGATGATGGAGAACGCCATGGACAAGGAGGTCGCGGACGTGGCGCTGCGGCTCTGGACTCCGGTGGGGGTGGAGATCCGGTTCGTGAAGCAGGTCGCGCCGACCGTGGCGGACCTGACCGGGCGGCGCACCGAGGCGGGCCCCCGCGCCGGGGACTACCCGACCGGTTCGTGGGGCGACGAGTCACGGGACTACCACGTGTGCGTACGGGTTCCGGAGGCCGGGATCGGCCAGGAGATGCTGGCGGCACGGGTCTCCCTGATCCTGCCCGACCCCTCGGGCACGGGCGTGCCGCAGCCCCTGTCGCAAGGGCTCGTACGGGCGGTGTGGACGGACGACATGGCGGCGTCCACCTCGATCAATCCGCATGTCGCGCACTACACGGGCCAGGCCGAGCTGGCGCAGGTCATCCAGCAGGGCCTGGAAGCGCGCAAGTCGGGCGATTTCCACGGCGCGACGGCCAAGCTGGGGCGTGCGGTACAGCTGGCGTCGGCATCCGGGAACCAGGACACCGCGCGGCTGCTCTCGAAGGTGGTCGACGTCGTCGACGCCGCGACAGGTACTGTGCGACTGAAGGCGAAGGTCGCGGAAGCGGACGAGATGACCCTCGAAACGCGCTCGACCAAGACCGTTCGCGTCAAGAAGTAG
- a CDS encoding 6-phospho-beta-glucosidase: MKLAVVGGGSTYTPELIDGFARLRDTLPIEELVLVDPAADRLELVGGLARRIFAKQDHAGRITTTTDVDAGVAGADAVLLQLRVGGQAARNQDETWPLECGCVGQETTGAGGLAKALRTVPVVLDIAERVRRANPDAWIIDFTNPVGIVTRALLQAGHKAVGLCNVAIGFQRKFARLLDVNPSEVHLDHVGLNHLTWELGVRLGGPDGEDVLPRLLAEHGDAIAGDLRMDRRIVDRLGVVPSYYLRYFYAHDEVVKELGTKPSRAAEVAAMEKELLAMYGDPSLDEKPELLAKRGGAFYSEAAVDLAASLLGDGGSPVQVVNTYNRGTLPFLPDDAVIEVQARIGRDGATPLAVPALDPLYAGLIANVTAYEDLALDAALRGGRDRVFKALLAHPLVGQFDYAEGLTDRLIAHNREHLAWA; the protein is encoded by the coding sequence ATGAAGCTCGCAGTAGTGGGTGGCGGGTCCACCTACACCCCTGAACTGATCGACGGATTCGCCCGGCTGCGGGACACGCTGCCGATCGAGGAGCTGGTGCTCGTCGATCCGGCGGCCGACCGCCTGGAGCTGGTCGGCGGCCTCGCCCGGCGGATCTTCGCCAAGCAGGACCACGCGGGGAGGATCACGACCACGACCGACGTCGACGCGGGCGTGGCCGGCGCCGACGCGGTCCTGCTCCAGCTGCGGGTCGGCGGACAGGCCGCGCGCAACCAGGACGAGACCTGGCCGCTGGAGTGCGGTTGCGTCGGGCAGGAGACCACCGGCGCCGGCGGCCTGGCCAAGGCGCTGCGCACCGTGCCCGTGGTGCTGGACATCGCCGAGCGGGTCCGCCGTGCCAACCCGGACGCCTGGATCATCGACTTCACCAACCCCGTCGGCATCGTCACCCGCGCACTCCTCCAGGCCGGGCACAAGGCCGTCGGCCTGTGCAACGTGGCGATCGGCTTCCAGCGGAAGTTCGCCCGGCTGCTGGACGTGAACCCCTCCGAGGTCCACCTCGACCACGTCGGGCTCAACCACCTGACCTGGGAGCTGGGGGTGCGGCTCGGCGGCCCGGACGGCGAGGACGTCCTGCCCCGGCTGCTCGCGGAGCACGGCGACGCCATCGCCGGCGACCTCCGGATGGACCGCCGGATCGTGGACCGGCTCGGCGTCGTCCCCTCGTACTACCTGCGCTACTTCTACGCCCACGACGAGGTGGTGAAGGAGCTGGGCACCAAGCCGTCTCGGGCCGCCGAGGTCGCGGCGATGGAGAAGGAACTCCTCGCGATGTACGGCGACCCGTCGCTGGACGAGAAGCCCGAGCTGCTGGCGAAGCGCGGTGGCGCGTTCTACTCCGAGGCGGCGGTGGACCTGGCGGCCTCCCTGCTGGGCGACGGCGGATCACCGGTCCAGGTGGTCAACACGTACAACCGGGGGACCCTGCCGTTCCTCCCGGACGACGCGGTGATCGAGGTCCAGGCCCGGATCGGACGCGACGGCGCCACGCCGCTGGCCGTACCGGCGCTGGACCCGCTGTACGCCGGTCTGATCGCCAACGTGACGGCGTACGAGGACCTCGCCCTGGACGCGGCGCTGCGCGGCGGCCGGGACCGGGTCTTCAAGGCGCTGCTCGCCCACCCGCTGGTCGGCCAGTTCGACTACGCCGAGGGGCTCACCGACCGGCTGATCGCGCACAACCGGGAGCACCTGGCGTGGGCGTGA
- a CDS encoding PP2C family serine/threonine-protein phosphatase, with protein sequence MSQSHQQPAVSRCPGCEEPLDAADLFCGACGYDLSAVPARPGDRPTMAITVPPAGPSAPEPGAAAGASPREAEAVRWPAAAETDSSDVPAPVHSPADVPGTDSDGRPLSGPAAGPEAAAGGSPREAEAVRVRHDHRAAPDGAAPEEGAPSALGAAAAAGTASPEDAESPEGAAVPGSSGDSDDFPLAAPDPRTAEHAPASPAAPASGTKVCVACRSGRVDPDGYCENCGHAQPRERDHMEHELDAVAAVSDRGLRHHRNEDSFALSSTALPDGSSAVVAIVCDGVSSASRPDEASAAAANAANEALLASLPRGTHPQQAMHEAIVAASEAVNALAQEPAGAREPDTHRHQNAPACTLVGAVMAGDLLIIGWVGDSRAYWVPEDRARPTARLTEDDSWAAQMVAAGLMNEAEAYADDRAHAITGWLGADAYELEPHTAAFKPDRPGLVVVCTDGLWNYAESAEEMAAAVPADARERPLHAARVLVGHALDGGGHDNVTVALMPFAVRPQGAGSARETV encoded by the coding sequence ATGTCTCAGAGCCACCAGCAGCCCGCCGTGTCGCGGTGCCCCGGCTGCGAGGAGCCGCTGGACGCGGCCGATCTGTTCTGCGGAGCGTGCGGCTACGACCTCTCGGCCGTACCGGCGCGGCCCGGCGACCGGCCCACGATGGCGATCACCGTGCCCCCTGCCGGTCCGTCGGCACCGGAGCCCGGCGCGGCTGCGGGGGCGTCGCCCCGCGAGGCCGAGGCGGTGCGGTGGCCCGCCGCGGCGGAGACCGACAGCTCGGATGTCCCGGCGCCGGTGCACAGCCCGGCGGACGTGCCGGGAACGGACTCGGACGGCAGGCCGCTGTCCGGACCGGCGGCGGGACCGGAGGCGGCCGCAGGGGGCTCGCCCCGCGAGGCCGAGGCCGTCCGTGTACGCCACGACCACCGGGCGGCCCCGGACGGGGCGGCGCCCGAGGAAGGCGCCCCGTCCGCCCTCGGCGCGGCGGCCGCGGCCGGCACCGCGTCCCCGGAGGACGCGGAATCCCCGGAGGGCGCGGCAGTTCCCGGCAGCTCCGGGGATTCCGACGACTTCCCGTTGGCCGCGCCCGACCCCCGTACGGCGGAACACGCGCCCGCCTCCCCGGCCGCACCCGCCTCCGGGACGAAGGTCTGTGTGGCGTGCCGCTCCGGCCGGGTGGACCCGGACGGCTACTGCGAGAACTGCGGGCACGCACAGCCCCGTGAGCGCGACCACATGGAGCACGAACTCGACGCGGTGGCCGCCGTCAGCGACCGGGGGCTGCGCCACCACCGCAACGAGGACTCCTTCGCCCTCTCCTCGACCGCGCTGCCGGACGGTTCGTCCGCCGTCGTCGCGATCGTCTGCGACGGGGTCTCCTCGGCGAGCCGCCCCGACGAGGCGTCGGCCGCCGCCGCGAACGCCGCCAACGAGGCGCTCCTGGCCTCCCTCCCCCGTGGTACGCACCCGCAGCAGGCGATGCACGAGGCGATCGTCGCCGCGTCCGAGGCGGTCAACGCCCTGGCGCAGGAACCGGCCGGAGCGAGGGAGCCCGACACGCACCGCCATCAGAACGCCCCGGCCTGCACCCTGGTCGGCGCGGTCATGGCGGGCGACCTGCTGATCATCGGCTGGGTCGGCGACAGCCGGGCCTACTGGGTGCCGGAGGACCGGGCCCGGCCCACCGCCCGGCTCACCGAGGACGACTCCTGGGCCGCGCAGATGGTGGCGGCCGGGCTGATGAACGAGGCGGAGGCGTACGCGGACGACCGCGCCCACGCCATCACCGGCTGGCTCGGCGCCGACGCGTACGAACTGGAGCCGCACACCGCCGCGTTCAAGCCGGACCGGCCGGGCCTGGTGGTCGTGTGCACGGACGGCCTGTGGAACTACGCGGAGTCCGCCGAGGAGATGGCCGCCGCCGTCCCGGCCGATGCCCGCGAGCGTCCGCTGCACGCCGCCCGGGTGCTGGTCGGTCACGCCCTCGACGGCGGGGGCCACGACAACGTAACGGTGGCACTGATGCCGTTCGCCGTACGGCCGCAAGGGGCAGGATCGGCCCGCGAAACCGTGTGA
- a CDS encoding serine/threonine-protein kinase: protein MSTRCQRPSCEGSYEDMGGGELYCDTCGLAPVVSPTGMVSSPPTGIAQGGRAAGRDSSSQRSGSRASARSSSRSSTSRRSVSGRLSRSLSGVSVSRSVSVRSSGSSSTASARGRLGAGLVQVPDVPRHDPRTAVMEHPEVPERKRFCSRSDCGAPVGRARGERPGRTEGFCTKCGHPYSFVPKLSGGDIVHGQYEVVGCLAHGGLGWVYLAVDRAVSDRWVVLKGLLDTGDQDAMAAAISERRFLAEIEHANIVRIYNFVEHLDQRTGSLDGYIVMEYVGGKSLKEIANERRTPAGKRDPLPVEQACAYGIEALEALGHLHSRNLLYCDFKVDNAIQSEDQLKLIDMGAVRRMDDDESAIYGTVGYQAPEVAELGPSVASDLYTVARTLAVLTFDFQGYTNVYVDALPDPDTIEVFRTYESFYRLLVRATDPDPGRRFASAAEMAEQLTGVLREVVALRTGRPRPALSTLFGAELRVMDTELFAPQADDVSVLGGRDTGARRGWSGRRGRGGRPVPGTPAQGPTGHLPAPARPVAPGAVSSAVAGALPVGAQPHGPAGGHPSGPGAAPLAVEPTHVRGPAPAGGAPPPYAAPAHAPVPPPRTAGPAAGPYVVPAGPCGPSGGVRLALFDARATSLALPVPRVDATDPNAGFLAGLMASAPAELIAALHTVPVPSLETRLRELRARLEMRELDAASSTLSTLEGEHPDDWRVVWYRGISSLVTGDHESAALSFDAVYDAFPGETAPKLALGICAEVLGQLDNAAEYYRLVWATDPGFVSAAFGLARVQIAAGRRGAAVATLESVPETSVHCTAARVAAVRARLRERSHHEPLGADLTAAGDQVAALAAVGLDPVRRERLSAEVLGKALDWVLSGSPGVQGPDGPAAGTPGGARKLLGAELDERGLRFGLERSYRMLARLAQQGDERIELVERANRFRPRTWV from the coding sequence ATGAGTACACGGTGCCAGCGCCCTTCGTGCGAGGGGTCCTACGAGGACATGGGCGGCGGTGAGCTGTACTGCGACACCTGCGGCCTGGCACCGGTCGTCTCGCCGACGGGCATGGTCTCCTCGCCGCCCACGGGGATCGCCCAGGGCGGGCGGGCGGCCGGCCGGGACAGTTCCTCGCAGCGGTCCGGCTCCCGCGCCTCCGCCCGGTCCTCGTCCCGTTCGTCGACCTCGCGCCGCTCGGTCTCCGGCCGGCTGTCGCGCTCGCTGTCGGGGGTGTCCGTCTCCCGTTCGGTCTCGGTGCGTTCCTCGGGCTCGTCCTCGACCGCCTCGGCGCGGGGGCGGCTCGGCGCCGGGCTGGTCCAGGTGCCGGACGTGCCCCGGCACGATCCGCGCACGGCGGTGATGGAGCATCCGGAGGTGCCGGAGCGGAAGCGGTTCTGCTCCCGTTCGGACTGCGGCGCGCCGGTGGGCCGGGCGCGCGGTGAGCGGCCGGGCCGCACCGAGGGGTTCTGCACCAAGTGCGGGCACCCCTATTCCTTCGTGCCGAAGCTGAGCGGCGGCGACATCGTGCACGGCCAGTACGAGGTCGTGGGCTGCCTGGCGCACGGCGGGCTCGGCTGGGTGTATCTCGCGGTGGACCGGGCCGTCTCGGACCGCTGGGTGGTCCTCAAGGGCCTGCTGGACACCGGCGACCAGGACGCGATGGCCGCCGCGATCTCCGAGCGCCGCTTCCTCGCCGAGATCGAGCACGCCAACATCGTGCGGATCTACAACTTCGTCGAGCACCTGGACCAGCGGACCGGTTCGCTGGACGGCTACATCGTGATGGAGTACGTCGGAGGCAAGTCCCTCAAGGAGATCGCCAACGAGCGCCGCACCCCGGCCGGGAAGCGCGACCCGCTGCCGGTGGAGCAGGCGTGCGCGTACGGGATCGAGGCGCTGGAGGCGCTGGGCCATCTGCACAGCCGCAACCTGCTCTACTGCGACTTCAAGGTCGACAACGCCATCCAGAGCGAGGACCAGCTCAAGCTGATCGACATGGGCGCGGTGCGCCGGATGGACGACGACGAGTCGGCGATCTACGGCACGGTGGGCTACCAGGCCCCGGAGGTCGCGGAGCTGGGCCCGTCGGTCGCCTCCGATCTGTACACGGTGGCCCGGACGCTGGCGGTCCTGACCTTCGACTTCCAGGGCTACACGAACGTGTACGTGGACGCGCTGCCCGACCCGGACACGATCGAGGTGTTCCGCACCTACGAGTCGTTCTACCGGCTGCTGGTGCGGGCCACCGACCCGGATCCGGGCCGCCGTTTCGCCTCGGCGGCGGAGATGGCCGAGCAGTTGACGGGGGTGCTGCGGGAGGTCGTGGCGTTGCGGACCGGCCGGCCCCGCCCGGCGCTGTCGACGCTGTTCGGCGCCGAACTGCGGGTGATGGACACGGAGTTGTTCGCCCCACAGGCGGACGACGTCTCGGTGCTGGGCGGCCGGGACACCGGCGCGCGGCGCGGGTGGTCCGGCCGCCGCGGGCGCGGTGGCCGGCCGGTCCCCGGCACTCCGGCGCAGGGCCCGACGGGACACCTCCCCGCCCCGGCGCGGCCGGTCGCGCCGGGGGCCGTGTCGTCGGCGGTGGCCGGGGCGCTGCCGGTGGGCGCGCAGCCGCACGGTCCGGCGGGGGGCCACCCGTCCGGTCCGGGGGCCGCTCCGCTGGCCGTGGAGCCGACCCATGTCCGGGGCCCCGCACCGGCCGGCGGGGCTCCTCCTCCGTACGCGGCCCCGGCGCACGCTCCTGTTCCCCCTCCCCGGACGGCCGGGCCTGCGGCGGGTCCGTACGTCGTGCCGGCCGGCCCGTGCGGTCCCTCCGGAGGCGTCCGGCTCGCCCTGTTCGACGCGCGGGCCACCTCGTTGGCGCTGCCGGTCCCGCGGGTCGACGCGACGGACCCGAACGCCGGTTTCCTGGCCGGTCTCATGGCCTCCGCCCCGGCCGAGCTGATCGCCGCCCTGCACACGGTCCCGGTCCCCTCGCTGGAGACCCGGCTGCGGGAGCTGCGGGCCCGGCTGGAGATGCGGGAGCTGGACGCGGCCTCCAGCACGCTGTCCACTCTGGAGGGTGAACACCCCGACGACTGGCGGGTGGTCTGGTATCGCGGGATCAGCTCGCTGGTGACCGGCGACCACGAGTCGGCGGCGCTCTCCTTCGACGCGGTCTACGACGCGTTCCCCGGCGAGACGGCGCCCAAGCTGGCGTTGGGGATCTGCGCGGAGGTGCTGGGCCAGCTGGACAACGCCGCCGAGTACTACCGCCTGGTGTGGGCGACCGATCCGGGGTTCGTCAGCGCCGCGTTCGGCCTGGCACGGGTGCAGATCGCGGCCGGTCGGCGGGGGGCCGCGGTGGCCACCCTGGAGTCGGTTCCGGAGACGTCGGTCCACTGCACGGCGGCGCGGGTGGCGGCCGTACGGGCGCGGCTGCGCGAGCGCTCCCACCACGAACCGCTGGGGGCCGATCTGACGGCAGCCGGGGACCAGGTGGCGGCGTTGGCCGCCGTCGGCCTGGACCCGGTGCGGCGCGAACGGTTGTCGGCCGAGGTACTGGGCAAGGCGCTGGACTGGGTACTCTCCGGTAGTCCCGGTGTCCAGGGGCCGGACGGACCGGCCGCCGGTACGCCGGGTGGCGCGCGGAAGCTGCTCGGCGCCGAACTGGACGAGCGGGGCCTGCGGTTCGGTCTCGAACGCTCGTACCGCATGCTCGCCCGGCTCGCGCAGCAGGGCGACGAGAGGATCGAACTGGTGGAGCGGGCCAACCGTTTCCGCCCCCGGACGTGGGTGTGA
- a CDS encoding glutamate ABC transporter substrate-binding protein produces MSRSKGRPVRRLRGWGGVTGMAAACAFTAAVTLLPLAQHGRVDLSGGGVVAADRARAEACTEPEASLPPSGGGGPAVDRIKRRGKLIAGVDQNSFRWGYRNPESRRLEGFDIDLVRAIAEDVLGDPDAVVFRAIPTNQRIAALEHDRVDVVVRTMTINCKRLEQVSFSTAYFQTGQQVLAPKDSGITGYDSSLKGRRVCSAEGSTAYEALEKQSFGALYKDDYDGTGRDPDRLTVPNQLDCLVRLQLGEVDAVVTDNALAAGQAAQDPAVELKGKAPFTTEYYGVAAKKGADDLVARVNKVLVDYRAGGDDSAWMTSYRRWLAAGLPGISGPPAPEYRGG; encoded by the coding sequence ATGAGCAGGTCGAAGGGCCGTCCCGTGCGCCGCCTGCGCGGCTGGGGCGGCGTCACCGGGATGGCGGCGGCCTGCGCCTTCACCGCCGCGGTCACCCTGCTGCCGCTGGCCCAGCACGGCCGCGTGGACCTGTCGGGCGGCGGGGTGGTGGCGGCCGACCGGGCCCGCGCCGAGGCGTGCACCGAGCCGGAGGCGAGTCTGCCCCCGTCGGGCGGTGGCGGCCCGGCCGTCGACCGGATCAAGCGGCGCGGCAAGCTGATCGCGGGCGTCGACCAGAACAGCTTCCGCTGGGGCTACCGCAATCCGGAGAGCCGCCGGCTCGAAGGGTTCGACATCGATCTGGTGCGGGCCATCGCCGAGGACGTCCTGGGCGACCCGGACGCGGTGGTCTTCCGCGCGATCCCCACCAACCAGCGCATCGCCGCCCTGGAGCACGACCGGGTCGATGTCGTCGTGCGGACGATGACGATCAACTGCAAGCGGCTCGAACAGGTCTCCTTCTCCACCGCCTACTTCCAGACCGGGCAGCAGGTGCTCGCCCCGAAGGATTCGGGGATCACCGGGTACGACTCCTCGCTGAAGGGCAGGCGGGTCTGCTCGGCCGAGGGCTCCACGGCGTACGAGGCGCTGGAGAAGCAGTCGTTCGGCGCGCTGTACAAGGACGACTACGACGGCACCGGGCGTGATCCGGACCGGCTGACCGTGCCCAACCAGCTGGACTGCCTGGTGCGGCTCCAGCTGGGCGAGGTGGACGCGGTCGTCACGGACAACGCGCTGGCGGCCGGTCAGGCGGCGCAGGACCCGGCGGTGGAGCTCAAGGGGAAGGCCCCGTTCACCACCGAGTACTACGGCGTCGCGGCGAAGAAGGGCGCCGACGACCTGGTGGCGCGGGTGAACAAGGTCCTCGTCGACTACCGGGCGGGCGGCGACGACAGCGCCTGGATGACGTCCTACCGGCGGTGGCTGGCGGCCGGACTGCCCGGCATATCCGGTCCGCCCGCCCCCGAGTACCGCGGCGGCTGA
- a CDS encoding N-acetylglucosamine kinase: MGVKVSVLAIDAGNSKTDVALIGEDGTVLATARGGGFQPPVVGAEAAIDVLAEALERAVAELPETGGPRATLSSLAPPGSAVHLSACLANADLPVEEAELAAALEARGWASSVEVRNDTFAILRAGVDEPRGVAVVCGAGINCVGMTPDGRTARFPAIGRISGDWGGGAGLAEEALWFAARAEDGRGEASELARALPGHFGLGSMYALIEALHRGAIPMARRHELTPVLFATAAAGDAVALALVERLADEVVAMASVTLARLGLLEEEVPVLLGGSVLAARHPQLDDRITALLAARAPKAEVRVVSEPPVLGAALLGLDRTGAGPEVHRRLRGQYA; this comes from the coding sequence GTGGGCGTGAAGGTGTCGGTCCTCGCCATCGACGCGGGCAACAGCAAGACCGACGTGGCACTGATCGGCGAGGACGGCACGGTGCTGGCCACGGCGCGCGGCGGCGGTTTCCAGCCGCCCGTGGTCGGGGCGGAGGCCGCGATCGACGTCCTGGCCGAGGCGCTGGAGCGGGCGGTCGCGGAACTGCCGGAGACCGGCGGTCCGCGCGCCACGCTCTCCTCGCTCGCCCCGCCCGGCTCGGCCGTGCACCTCTCCGCGTGCCTGGCCAACGCCGACCTGCCCGTCGAGGAGGCCGAGTTGGCGGCGGCCCTGGAGGCCCGCGGCTGGGCCTCCTCGGTGGAGGTGCGCAACGACACCTTCGCGATCCTGCGCGCCGGGGTGGACGAGCCCCGCGGCGTCGCGGTGGTGTGCGGGGCCGGGATCAACTGCGTGGGCATGACCCCGGACGGGCGGACCGCCCGCTTCCCCGCCATCGGACGGATATCCGGCGACTGGGGCGGCGGTGCGGGGCTCGCCGAGGAGGCGCTGTGGTTCGCCGCGCGCGCCGAGGACGGGCGGGGCGAGGCGTCCGAGCTGGCCCGCGCGCTGCCGGGCCACTTCGGGCTGGGCTCGATGTACGCGCTGATCGAGGCGCTGCACCGGGGCGCGATCCCGATGGCGCGGCGGCACGAGCTGACGCCGGTCCTGTTCGCCACGGCCGCGGCCGGGGACGCGGTGGCCCTGGCGCTGGTGGAGCGGCTGGCCGACGAGGTGGTGGCGATGGCCTCGGTCACGCTGGCCCGGCTCGGTCTGCTGGAGGAGGAGGTTCCGGTGCTGCTGGGCGGCAGTGTGCTGGCAGCCCGCCATCCGCAGCTCGACGACCGGATCACCGCGCTGCTCGCGGCCCGCGCCCCGAAGGCCGAGGTGCGCGTGGTCTCCGAGCCGCCGGTGCTGGGCGCGGCGTTGCTGGGGCTCGACCGTACGGGGGCGGGGCCGGAGGTCCACCGGAGGCTGCGCGGGCAGTACGCCTGA
- a CDS encoding carbohydrate ABC transporter permease, which translates to MTTHTLRSKRRRSALRTAAFMSPWLIGFSVFFAYPMVSTIYFSFMEYDGFGTPVFNGLANWTYVFQDYPMFWPSLRNTLWLVLVMVTCRVVFGLGVGMLITRIRTGAGVFRTLFYLPYLAPPVAATLAFVFLLNPGTGPVNAILGDLGLPTPGWFNDATWSKPALTMLAVWGIGDLMVIFMASLLDVPKEQYEAAELDGASAWQKFRFVTLPNISPIVLFAVVTGVIQAMQYYTQPLVAGKVASGVIGGSGQSFEPGYPDKSTLTLPQLVYNLGFQRFDYGAACAVALVLFALAMAFTALLMRGRNNLISAGD; encoded by the coding sequence ATGACGACGCACACACTCCGCTCGAAGCGCCGCAGGTCGGCGCTTCGTACGGCGGCCTTCATGTCGCCGTGGCTGATCGGGTTCTCGGTCTTCTTCGCGTATCCGATGGTCTCGACGATCTACTTCTCGTTCATGGAGTACGACGGGTTCGGGACGCCGGTCTTCAACGGCCTGGCGAACTGGACGTACGTCTTCCAGGACTACCCGATGTTCTGGCCCTCGCTGCGCAACACCCTGTGGCTGGTGCTCGTCATGGTCACCTGCCGGGTCGTCTTCGGCCTCGGCGTCGGGATGCTGATCACGAGGATCAGGACGGGGGCCGGGGTCTTCCGGACCCTGTTCTACCTGCCCTACCTGGCTCCGCCGGTCGCCGCGACGCTCGCGTTCGTCTTTCTCCTCAACCCCGGCACCGGGCCCGTCAACGCGATCCTCGGCGACCTGGGACTGCCGACGCCCGGCTGGTTCAACGACGCCACCTGGTCCAAGCCGGCGCTCACCATGCTCGCGGTCTGGGGCATCGGGGACCTGATGGTCATCTTCATGGCCTCGCTGCTGGACGTGCCGAAGGAGCAGTACGAGGCGGCCGAGCTGGACGGTGCGTCCGCCTGGCAGAAGTTCCGCTTCGTGACCCTGCCCAACATCTCGCCCATCGTGCTGTTCGCGGTGGTGACGGGGGTCATCCAGGCGATGCAGTACTACACGCAGCCCCTGGTGGCCGGGAAGGTCGCCTCCGGAGTCATCGGCGGCTCCGGCCAGTCCTTCGAACCCGGTTATCCCGACAAGTCGACACTGACGCTTCCCCAGCTCGTCTACAACCTGGGCTTCCAGCGCTTCGACTACGGCGCCGCCTGTGCCGTCGCTCTCGTCCTGTTCGCCCTGGCCATGGCCTTCACCGCACTGCTGATGCGGGGCCGCAACAACCTGATCTCGGCCGGTGACTGA